A section of the Microbacterium sp. MM2322 genome encodes:
- a CDS encoding acyl-CoA thioesterase: MNVWWRTLLTLMRARVQYRRRGPIPPDAVGRIRLRTLPTDIDLLGHMNNGRYASLFDLGRFDLLTRTGIWQTMNERGWYGVVASETVSFRKSLQLWQRFTVESRIIGHDDKAVFQMHRAVVKGEVYAEMILRVRFLRKSGGIVPLEELFEALHRPDTLAPLPKWIEEWAAASALPSTRSEAPSIWP, from the coding sequence GGCGAACCCTTCTGACCCTGATGCGCGCTCGAGTGCAGTACCGCCGTCGCGGCCCCATCCCACCCGACGCGGTCGGCCGCATCCGCCTCCGAACGCTCCCCACCGACATCGACCTGCTCGGGCACATGAACAACGGCCGCTACGCGTCGCTGTTCGACCTCGGCCGCTTCGATCTGCTGACCCGGACCGGCATCTGGCAGACCATGAACGAGCGCGGCTGGTACGGCGTCGTCGCCAGTGAGACCGTCTCGTTCCGGAAGTCCCTGCAGCTCTGGCAGCGGTTCACGGTCGAGAGCCGGATCATCGGCCACGACGACAAGGCCGTCTTCCAGATGCATCGTGCGGTCGTCAAGGGCGAGGTCTACGCCGAGATGATTCTCCGCGTCCGGTTCCTCCGCAAGAGCGGTGGCATCGTGCCCCTCGAGGAGCTGTTCGAGGCCCTCCACCGCCCCGACACCCTCGCGCCGCTGCCGAAGTGGATCGAGGAGTGGGCCGCGGCATCCGCGCTCCCGTCGACCCGGTCGGAGGCGCCGAGCATCTGGCCCTAG